One genomic window of Ornithorhynchus anatinus isolate Pmale09 chromosome 12, mOrnAna1.pri.v4, whole genome shotgun sequence includes the following:
- the TLR3 gene encoding toll-like receptor 3 isoform X1 produces the protein MAGPSPCQVLPSVLLLSLWTAGVSPASPCRVSGAVADCSHLKLTQIPPDLPPDIRILNLTHNQLKSLPAANFSRYARLGILDGGFNDISKLEPELCASLPLLRTLNLQHNELRQPSGLWFAHCSGLAHLYLMSNSIQKVKGDPFLALTNLNILDLSHNHLSSAKLGTRTQLRNLQQLLLSSNKIDILKEDDLEFLANSSLSKLDLSSNQLKVFSPGCFRAIGQLTSLWLNNMPLGPKLTEQLCAELSGTHLQSLALSNTELQRTTNTTFQGLASTNLTSLDLSLNSLTVIAPNSFAWLPHLETLKLESNSLVRLQAFSFSGLSGLRHLSLRAAFGWSHWQGKPGPVVEDGAFAGLRCLEVLSLEQNNLREVTPGTFLGLVSLKHLSLSGCHQGLQTLTNRTFASLAASPLLLLNLSRAKVETVEAGAFSQLGRLRVLDLGVNELRQWLSGYEWVGLAQLEELYLSYNPQVGMSSSAFALVPGLRRLLLRRVGCGSLALATSPFRLLRNLTVLDLSNNNIAGVSADLLEGLDRLEVLDLQHNNLARLWKAVNPGGPVLFLRGLSSLRTLQLESNGLDEVPVGAFRGLVALRTLDLGLNNLNLLPAGLFADLASLRSLNLQKNLLTTVPREVFGPVFRNLSTLDLRFNPFDCTCASIAWFVAWLNSTRATIPELHTQYLCNTPPQAHGSLMVHFDDAPCKDSAPFDMFFMVSASALFLFTSGVLLARFQGWRLTFYWHVVGERVLGRWRAGCAPGQPDFAAYVIHAQQDSRWVWKNFASLEEQDPALRFCLEERDLEAGRPELEAIVSGMRRSRKIIFVVTQHLLEDPLCRSFKVHHAVHQAIEQNLDSIVLVFLQDIPDYRLNHALGLRRGMFRSHCVLHWPAYRERLCVFHQKLKAALGAPNTMP, from the exons ATGGCAGGACCGTCGCCTTGCCAGGTCCTCCCCTCTGTCCTGCTGCTCTCCCTATGGACGGCAGGGGTGTCCCCTGCAAGCCCGTGCAGGGTTTCGGGGGCCGTGGCGGACTGCAGTCACCTCAAGCTGACCCAGATCCCCCCAGACCTGCCACCGGACATCCGCATCCTGAACCTGACCCACAACCAGCTCAAGAGCCTGCCGGCCGCCAACTTCAGCCGCTACGCCCGCTTGGGCATCCTGGACGGGGGCTTCAACGACATCTCCAAGCTGGAGCCGGAACTATGCGCCTCCCTGCCACTGCTTCGCACCCTGAACCTACAGCACAACGAGCTGAGGCAGCCCTCCGGCCTCTGGTTCGCACACTGCTCTGGCCTGGCCCACCTCTACCTCATGTCTAACTCCATCCAGAAAGTCAAGGGTGACCCGTTCCTGGCACTCACG AACTTGAATATACTGGACCTCTCCCACAACCACCTGTCATCTGCGAAATTAGGAACCCGCACCCAGCTGAGAAACCTCCAACAGCTTCTGCTGTCCAGCAACAAAATCGACATTCTGAAGGAGGACGACCTGGAGTTCCTTGCCAATTCTTCCTTAAGCAAGCTGGACCTTTCCTCGAATCAGCTGAAAGTG ttTTCTCCTGGCTGCTTCCGAGCCATAGGGCAACTGACCAGCCTGTGGCTGAACAACATGCCACTGGGGCCCAAACTCACAGAGCAGTTGTGCGCCGAGCTGTCCGGGACGCACCTCCAGAGCCTTGCCCTAAGCAACACGGAACTCCAGCGCACCACCAACACCACCTTCCAGGGCCTGGCCTccaccaacctcacctccctcgaCCTGTCCCTCAACAGCCTGACTGTCATCGCTCCCAACTCCTTCGCCTGGCTCCCGCACCTGGAGACCCTCAAGCTGGAGAGCAACAGTCTGGTCCGCCTGCAGGCATTCTCGTTCTCTGGCCTGTCTGGCCTCCGGCACCTGAGTCTCAGAGCCGCCTTTGGGTGGTCCCACTGGCAGGGGAAGCCTGGCCCGGTGGTCGAGGATGGCGCCTTCGCAGGGCTGCGATGCCTGGAGGTCCTGTCGCTGGAGCAGAACAACCTGCGCGAGGTGACGCCCGGCACCTTCTTGGGTTTGGTCAGCCTGAAGCACCTCAGCCTATCCGGCTGCCATCAGGGCCTGCAGACATTGACCAACCGGACCTTCGCCTCTCTGGCCGCCTCGCCCCTGCTCCTGCTGAACCTCTCGCGGGCCAAGGTCGAGACCGTTGAGGCCGGCGCCTTCTCCCAGCTGGGGCGGCTGCGGGTGCTGGACCTGGGTGTGAATGAGCTGCGGCAATGGCTCTCAGGCTATGAGTGGGTTGGTCTGGCCCAGCTGGAGGAGCTCTACCTGTCCTACAACCCACAGGTGGGGATGAGCAGCTCGGCGTTCGCCTTGGTGCCCGGCCTACGGCGGCTCTTATTACGCCGGGTGGGCTGCGGCAGCCTGGCTCTGGCCACGTCACCCTTCCGCCTACTGCGGAACCTGACTGTGCTGGACCTGAGCAACAACAACATCGCCGGCGTCAGCGCCGACCTGCTGGAGGGGCTGGACCGCCTGGAGGTCCTGGACCTGCAGCACAACAACCTGGCTCGCTTGTGGAAGGCAGTCAATCCCGGCGGGCCCGTCCTCTTCCTGCGGGGCCTGTCCAGCCTGCGCACCCTTCAGCTGGAGTCCAACGGGCTGGACGAGGTGCCCGTCGGGGCCTTCCGTGGTCTGGTGGCCCTCCGGACCCTGGACCTGGGCCTCAACAACCTGAACCTGCTGCCAGCCGGGCTGTTCGCTGACCTGGCCAGCTTGCGCTCGCTCAACTTGCAAAAGAACCTGCTCACGACGGTGCCCAGAGAGGTGTTCGGACCAGTCTTCCGCAACTTGAGCACTTTGGACCTGCGCTTCAACCCGTTCGACTGCACGTGCGCCAGCATCGCCTGGTTTGTGGCCTGGTTGAACAGCACGAGAGCCACCATCCCCGAGCTGCACACCCAATACCTCTGCAACACGCCGCCGCAGGCCCACGGCTCGCTCATGGTGCACTTCGACGACGCGCCCTGCAAGGACAGTGCCCCCTTTGACATGTTCTTCATGGTTAGTGCCAGCGCTCTGTTCCTCTTCACCTCTGGCGTCCTGCTCGCTCGCTTCCAGGGCTGGCGGCTCACGTTCTACTGGCACGTGGTTGGGGAGCGGGTCCTGGGCAGGTGGAGGGCCGGCTGTGCCCCTGGCCAACCTGACTTTGCCGCCTACGTGATCCACGCCCAGCAGGACTCCCGCTGGGTCTGGAAGAATTTTGCCTCTCTGGAGGAGCAGGATCCAGCCCTGCGCTTCTGCCTGGAGGAGCGGGACTTGGAGGCCGGCCGGCCCGAACTCGAGGCCATCGTCAGCGGCATGAGGCGGAGCCGGAAGATCATCTTCGTGGTGACGCAGCACCTCCTGGAGGATCCCCTGTGCAGAAG CTTCAAGGTGCACCACGCGGTCCATCAAGCCATCGAGCAGAACCTGGACTCCATCGTCCTGGTCTTCCTGCAGGACATCCCAGACTACCGGCTGAACCACGCCCTGGGCCTGCGCAGAGGCATGTTCCGCTCCCACTGTGTCCTGCACTGGCCGGCCTACCGGGAGCGCCTCTGTGTCTTCCACCAGAAGCTCAAGGCTGCGCTTGGGGCCCCCAACACAATGCCCTGA
- the TLR3 gene encoding toll-like receptor 3 isoform X2 codes for MAGPSPCQVLPSVLLLSLWTAGVSPASPCRVSGAVADCSHLKLTQIPPDLPPDIRILNLTHNQLKSLPAANFSRYARLGILDGGFNDISKLEPELCASLPLLRTLNLQHNELRQPSGLWFAHCSGLAHLYLMSNSIQKVKGDPFLALTNLNILDLSHNHLSSAKLGTRTQLRNLQQLLLSSNKIDILKEDDLEFLANSSLSKLDLSSNQLKVFSPGCFRAIGQLTSLWLNNMPLGPKLTEQLCAELSGTHLQSLALSNTELQRTTNTTFQGLASTNLTSLDLSLNSLTVIAPNSFAWLPHLETLKLESNSLVRLQAFSFSGLSGLRHLSLRAAFGWSHWQGKPGPVVEDGAFAGLRCLEVLSLEQNNLREVTPGTFLGLVSLKHLSLSGCHQGLQTLTNRTFASLAASPLLLLNLSRAKVETVEAGAFSQLGRLRVLDLGVNELRQWLSGYEWVGLAQLEELYLSYNPQVGMSSSAFALVPGLRRLLLRRVGCGSLALATSPFRLLRNLTVLDLSNNNIAGVSADLLEGLDRLEVLDLQHNNLARLWKAVNPGGPVLFLRGLSSLRTLQLESNGLDEVPVGAFRGLVALRTLDLGLNNLNLLPAGLFADLASLRSLNLQKNLLTTVPREVFGPVFRNLSTLDLRFNPFDCTCASIAWFVAWLNSTRATIPELHTQYLCNTPPQAHGSLMVHFDDAPCKDSAPFDMFFMVSASALFLFTSGVLLARFQGWRLTFYWHVVGERVLGRWRAGCAPGQPDFAAYVIHAQQDSRWVWKNFASLEEQDPALRFCLEERDLEAGRPELEAIVSGMRRSRKIIFVVTQHLLEDPLCRRTSQTTG; via the exons ATGGCAGGACCGTCGCCTTGCCAGGTCCTCCCCTCTGTCCTGCTGCTCTCCCTATGGACGGCAGGGGTGTCCCCTGCAAGCCCGTGCAGGGTTTCGGGGGCCGTGGCGGACTGCAGTCACCTCAAGCTGACCCAGATCCCCCCAGACCTGCCACCGGACATCCGCATCCTGAACCTGACCCACAACCAGCTCAAGAGCCTGCCGGCCGCCAACTTCAGCCGCTACGCCCGCTTGGGCATCCTGGACGGGGGCTTCAACGACATCTCCAAGCTGGAGCCGGAACTATGCGCCTCCCTGCCACTGCTTCGCACCCTGAACCTACAGCACAACGAGCTGAGGCAGCCCTCCGGCCTCTGGTTCGCACACTGCTCTGGCCTGGCCCACCTCTACCTCATGTCTAACTCCATCCAGAAAGTCAAGGGTGACCCGTTCCTGGCACTCACG AACTTGAATATACTGGACCTCTCCCACAACCACCTGTCATCTGCGAAATTAGGAACCCGCACCCAGCTGAGAAACCTCCAACAGCTTCTGCTGTCCAGCAACAAAATCGACATTCTGAAGGAGGACGACCTGGAGTTCCTTGCCAATTCTTCCTTAAGCAAGCTGGACCTTTCCTCGAATCAGCTGAAAGTG ttTTCTCCTGGCTGCTTCCGAGCCATAGGGCAACTGACCAGCCTGTGGCTGAACAACATGCCACTGGGGCCCAAACTCACAGAGCAGTTGTGCGCCGAGCTGTCCGGGACGCACCTCCAGAGCCTTGCCCTAAGCAACACGGAACTCCAGCGCACCACCAACACCACCTTCCAGGGCCTGGCCTccaccaacctcacctccctcgaCCTGTCCCTCAACAGCCTGACTGTCATCGCTCCCAACTCCTTCGCCTGGCTCCCGCACCTGGAGACCCTCAAGCTGGAGAGCAACAGTCTGGTCCGCCTGCAGGCATTCTCGTTCTCTGGCCTGTCTGGCCTCCGGCACCTGAGTCTCAGAGCCGCCTTTGGGTGGTCCCACTGGCAGGGGAAGCCTGGCCCGGTGGTCGAGGATGGCGCCTTCGCAGGGCTGCGATGCCTGGAGGTCCTGTCGCTGGAGCAGAACAACCTGCGCGAGGTGACGCCCGGCACCTTCTTGGGTTTGGTCAGCCTGAAGCACCTCAGCCTATCCGGCTGCCATCAGGGCCTGCAGACATTGACCAACCGGACCTTCGCCTCTCTGGCCGCCTCGCCCCTGCTCCTGCTGAACCTCTCGCGGGCCAAGGTCGAGACCGTTGAGGCCGGCGCCTTCTCCCAGCTGGGGCGGCTGCGGGTGCTGGACCTGGGTGTGAATGAGCTGCGGCAATGGCTCTCAGGCTATGAGTGGGTTGGTCTGGCCCAGCTGGAGGAGCTCTACCTGTCCTACAACCCACAGGTGGGGATGAGCAGCTCGGCGTTCGCCTTGGTGCCCGGCCTACGGCGGCTCTTATTACGCCGGGTGGGCTGCGGCAGCCTGGCTCTGGCCACGTCACCCTTCCGCCTACTGCGGAACCTGACTGTGCTGGACCTGAGCAACAACAACATCGCCGGCGTCAGCGCCGACCTGCTGGAGGGGCTGGACCGCCTGGAGGTCCTGGACCTGCAGCACAACAACCTGGCTCGCTTGTGGAAGGCAGTCAATCCCGGCGGGCCCGTCCTCTTCCTGCGGGGCCTGTCCAGCCTGCGCACCCTTCAGCTGGAGTCCAACGGGCTGGACGAGGTGCCCGTCGGGGCCTTCCGTGGTCTGGTGGCCCTCCGGACCCTGGACCTGGGCCTCAACAACCTGAACCTGCTGCCAGCCGGGCTGTTCGCTGACCTGGCCAGCTTGCGCTCGCTCAACTTGCAAAAGAACCTGCTCACGACGGTGCCCAGAGAGGTGTTCGGACCAGTCTTCCGCAACTTGAGCACTTTGGACCTGCGCTTCAACCCGTTCGACTGCACGTGCGCCAGCATCGCCTGGTTTGTGGCCTGGTTGAACAGCACGAGAGCCACCATCCCCGAGCTGCACACCCAATACCTCTGCAACACGCCGCCGCAGGCCCACGGCTCGCTCATGGTGCACTTCGACGACGCGCCCTGCAAGGACAGTGCCCCCTTTGACATGTTCTTCATGGTTAGTGCCAGCGCTCTGTTCCTCTTCACCTCTGGCGTCCTGCTCGCTCGCTTCCAGGGCTGGCGGCTCACGTTCTACTGGCACGTGGTTGGGGAGCGGGTCCTGGGCAGGTGGAGGGCCGGCTGTGCCCCTGGCCAACCTGACTTTGCCGCCTACGTGATCCACGCCCAGCAGGACTCCCGCTGGGTCTGGAAGAATTTTGCCTCTCTGGAGGAGCAGGATCCAGCCCTGCGCTTCTGCCTGGAGGAGCGGGACTTGGAGGCCGGCCGGCCCGAACTCGAGGCCATCGTCAGCGGCATGAGGCGGAGCCGGAAGATCATCTTCGTGGTGACGCAGCACCTCCTGGAGGATCCCCTGTGCAGAAG GACATCCCAGACTACCGGCTGA